The following are encoded in a window of Hyalangium minutum genomic DNA:
- a CDS encoding PAS domain S-box protein, translated as MSARPSKLPKPEDPHWTFSANDLADTSPLAIIEWDTHFRVSVWSRRATELFGWSEEEVRGKHLRELSLVHKDDEARVWEVMDRFCAGEMPWVSLQFRTSRRDGFVTHCVWYCTAIRDPSGKLACILTQVLDVTGREQALAQLEESERRFKATFEQAAVGIAHVSVSGQVMRANSRLGEIWGYTIQEVVEHGFADLTHPEDMGPDLDLAMQVLDGVIPRYSLEKRFKHKQGFLIWCALTVSLVRKPDGMPDYFIAVIEDISRRRRAEEERDALLSREQQARTEAEEMVRHRSTELEAARSALVQAERLATAGQLAAGVGHEINNPLSYVLANQTFAIEELLRVKVPTPGVDMEEVQRALMQAQLGAERIRDIVRDLRTFARGDPDTLGPVDIQATLEFSMSMAAPQLRQRARLVRKYEATPYAQGNESRLGQVFLNLLVNAAQAIPEGQVANNEVTVAVYETAEGWVTVEVSDTGSGIAAEHLPRIFEPFFTTKPVGVGTGLGLSVCHGIITGLGGTIEVESKLGKGTTFRVLLRSASQFEEDVPTLAPSLPTVIPRRVLVIDDDPEVRQALARIIGAPHQVELAETARTAQHWLLVKQEDYDIIFCDLMMPDITGMDLHDSIAAQRPEVLSKMVFMTAGAFTPRAASFMERVAARRIDKPFDPAKVRALL; from the coding sequence ATGTCCGCGCGTCCCTCGAAGCTTCCAAAACCTGAAGATCCTCACTGGACGTTCTCGGCGAACGACCTTGCGGATACTTCTCCTCTCGCCATCATCGAGTGGGACACCCATTTCCGGGTCTCGGTGTGGAGCAGGCGTGCGACGGAGCTCTTCGGGTGGAGCGAAGAGGAGGTGCGCGGTAAGCACCTGCGTGAGCTGTCCCTGGTCCACAAGGACGACGAGGCGCGCGTCTGGGAGGTGATGGACCGGTTCTGCGCTGGGGAGATGCCGTGGGTCTCCCTTCAGTTCAGGACGTCCCGCAGGGACGGCTTCGTGACTCACTGTGTGTGGTACTGCACCGCGATACGTGATCCTTCGGGCAAGTTGGCCTGCATCCTGACTCAAGTCCTGGATGTCACGGGACGTGAGCAGGCGCTGGCTCAGCTCGAGGAGAGCGAGCGGCGCTTCAAGGCCACGTTCGAGCAGGCCGCCGTGGGCATCGCGCACGTGAGCGTGAGCGGCCAGGTGATGCGCGCCAACTCGCGGCTGGGGGAGATCTGGGGTTACACCATCCAGGAGGTGGTGGAGCACGGCTTCGCGGATCTGACCCACCCGGAGGACATGGGGCCCGATCTGGATCTGGCCATGCAGGTGCTCGACGGCGTCATCCCCCGGTACTCGCTGGAGAAGCGTTTCAAGCACAAGCAGGGGTTTCTCATCTGGTGCGCGCTCACCGTGTCGCTGGTGCGCAAGCCCGATGGCATGCCCGACTACTTCATCGCGGTGATCGAGGACATCTCCCGGCGCCGCCGCGCCGAGGAGGAGCGTGATGCGCTGCTGTCGCGCGAGCAGCAGGCGCGCACCGAAGCCGAGGAGATGGTGCGGCACCGCTCCACCGAACTCGAGGCGGCCCGGAGCGCGCTGGTGCAGGCCGAGCGGCTTGCCACCGCCGGCCAGCTGGCGGCGGGCGTAGGCCACGAGATCAACAACCCGCTGTCCTATGTGCTGGCGAACCAGACGTTCGCCATCGAGGAGCTGTTGCGGGTGAAGGTGCCCACGCCGGGCGTGGACATGGAGGAAGTGCAGCGGGCGCTGATGCAGGCCCAGCTGGGGGCCGAGCGCATCCGGGACATCGTTAGGGATCTGCGCACCTTCGCTCGCGGAGATCCGGACACGCTGGGGCCGGTGGACATCCAGGCGACGCTCGAGTTCTCCATGTCGATGGCGGCGCCTCAGCTGCGGCAGCGGGCCCGGCTGGTGCGCAAGTATGAGGCCACGCCCTACGCGCAGGGCAACGAGTCGCGGCTGGGCCAGGTCTTCCTCAACCTCCTGGTCAACGCCGCGCAGGCCATCCCCGAGGGGCAGGTGGCCAACAACGAGGTGACGGTCGCCGTGTACGAGACGGCGGAGGGATGGGTCACCGTCGAGGTGAGCGACACCGGCAGCGGCATCGCCGCTGAGCACTTGCCGCGCATCTTCGAGCCGTTCTTCACCACCAAGCCCGTGGGCGTGGGCACGGGGCTGGGGCTCTCGGTGTGCCACGGCATCATCACGGGGCTGGGCGGCACCATCGAGGTGGAGAGCAAGCTGGGCAAGGGGACCACGTTCCGGGTCCTTCTGCGCTCTGCCTCGCAGTTCGAGGAGGATGTGCCCACGCTGGCTCCCTCGCTGCCGACCGTCATCCCGCGGCGCGTGCTGGTCATCGACGACGATCCCGAGGTCCGCCAAGCGCTCGCTCGCATCATTGGCGCGCCGCATCAGGTGGAGCTGGCGGAGACGGCTCGCACTGCCCAGCACTGGCTGCTGGTGAAGCAGGAAGATTACGACATCATCTTCTGTGACTTGATGATGCCCGACATCACCGGCATGGATCTGCATGACTCCATCGCGGCGCAGCGCCCGGAGGTGCTGTCCAAGATGGTGTTCATGACGGCCGGTGCGTTCACGCCGCGCGCTGCGTCATTCATGGAGAGGGTGGCCGCGCGGCGCATCGACAAGCCGTTCGATCCCGCCAAGGTCCGCGCGCTGCTGTAG
- a CDS encoding penicillin acylase family protein: protein MRRSPLLAALGVMGLVWLGGASGCSSGDSPTPQPPVEPPQASGEKLAGLEGPVEVVVDDRGMPHIYASSLHDAALVQGYLMARDRFPQMEFLKRNVTGRLAEFLGSLSSTSVENDVSARVIGFKRVADRVYASLPVGSPEKAALDGFAAGVNVYLGELRTGKAKLSSGAELLGFLLSNPAAFTDWTPQDSVAIGRYLSYSLSYEAEQDVALTKARGAAAAAFPAGNPRAGLFRDFWSFAPSRDVFTREGQSNGGPAPKRSLSQTRLPDVELLSQAQGFLDGARRLREVFGDDNRGSNNWVVSGAKTASGAPLLANDPHLSLPSPPLFWYSHLNTKRAGGNLDAQGISLVGVPGILLGFNDRIAWGSTTAKHDVTDVYEETITAGQSGAPDTVLFKGQQVPIEIITETIKVAGKPNVVLKLENVPHHGVVIPTIQNGAVVPRTASKAFSVRWTGNEVSNEFGAFLGLNVAANLAEAQEALTKFKVGAQSFVVTTREGDIFWSTQSRLPVRDPRALTYDPVTQTGLSPAMVLPGDGSCEWIGDEESRFLPQDLNPSKGFIATANNDLIGTTRDGNPFNDAHYIGWDYDIGHRIARITERLQALVDKGGVKPEDMMVLQGDHRSPLGALLAPKFVAAARRVQEERRQPGTYPDLSGLVQRVSAADLELLVQVAGRLEAWSFETPPGVDIGDGAPSASEVSDSIAASIFNASMVRLVKLAFDDELTAMGQSPGTKSLGRLVQFAMLEPTRLATYSAAKGDTVLWDNLTTAEVETRDERIAAAMLQGALYLRERLGTDMAQWQWGKLHTLTLVSLVPPTSGESPVTLPAPGNAKFPVGFPRPGDNFGVDASNSGLTNPEKFSYENGPVQRLVVEMTPSGPRAWNALPGGQAFDPKSPHHADEAEHWRRNKAPPLYFTDADVNAHKASSAAYEP, encoded by the coding sequence GTGCGTCGCTCGCCGTTGCTCGCTGCATTGGGTGTGATGGGGCTCGTCTGGCTGGGAGGCGCGAGCGGTTGCAGCTCGGGAGACTCGCCCACGCCGCAGCCTCCCGTGGAGCCTCCCCAGGCATCTGGAGAGAAGCTGGCGGGGCTCGAGGGGCCGGTGGAGGTCGTGGTGGATGACCGTGGGATGCCACACATCTATGCGTCGTCGCTGCATGACGCCGCGCTCGTGCAGGGCTACCTGATGGCGCGCGACCGGTTCCCGCAGATGGAGTTTCTCAAGCGGAATGTGACGGGGCGGCTGGCCGAGTTCCTCGGCTCGCTGTCCTCCACGTCGGTGGAGAATGACGTCAGCGCCCGGGTGATTGGCTTCAAGCGGGTGGCGGATCGCGTCTATGCGTCGCTGCCCGTGGGCTCTCCGGAGAAGGCCGCGCTGGATGGCTTCGCTGCGGGCGTCAACGTGTACCTCGGCGAGCTGCGCACCGGAAAGGCGAAGCTGTCTTCGGGCGCGGAGCTGCTCGGGTTCCTGCTGTCCAACCCCGCGGCGTTCACGGATTGGACGCCGCAGGACTCGGTCGCGATCGGGCGGTACCTGTCTTACTCGCTGTCGTACGAGGCGGAGCAGGATGTGGCGCTGACGAAGGCGCGCGGGGCTGCTGCTGCGGCGTTCCCGGCGGGCAACCCGCGCGCGGGTCTCTTCCGTGACTTCTGGTCGTTCGCCCCGTCGCGCGATGTGTTCACGCGCGAGGGCCAGTCGAACGGTGGGCCTGCTCCGAAGCGCAGCCTGAGCCAGACGCGGCTGCCGGACGTGGAGCTGCTCTCCCAGGCGCAGGGGTTCCTCGATGGGGCCCGGCGGCTGCGGGAGGTGTTCGGTGATGACAACCGTGGCTCGAACAACTGGGTGGTGTCCGGGGCGAAGACGGCCTCGGGAGCGCCGCTGCTGGCGAATGACCCGCACCTGTCGCTGCCGAGCCCTCCGCTCTTCTGGTACTCGCACCTGAACACGAAGCGGGCGGGAGGGAACCTGGATGCGCAGGGCATCTCGCTGGTCGGCGTGCCCGGCATCCTCCTGGGGTTCAATGATCGCATCGCGTGGGGCTCCACGACGGCGAAACACGATGTGACGGACGTGTACGAGGAGACCATCACTGCGGGCCAGAGTGGGGCTCCGGACACGGTGCTCTTCAAGGGCCAGCAGGTGCCCATCGAGATCATCACCGAGACCATCAAGGTCGCGGGCAAGCCCAATGTGGTGCTCAAGCTGGAGAACGTCCCGCACCACGGTGTCGTCATCCCCACGATTCAGAACGGCGCGGTGGTGCCTCGGACCGCGAGCAAGGCGTTCTCCGTGCGGTGGACGGGCAACGAGGTGTCGAACGAGTTCGGTGCGTTCCTCGGGCTGAACGTCGCGGCGAACCTGGCGGAGGCGCAGGAGGCGCTGACGAAGTTCAAAGTCGGCGCCCAGAGCTTCGTGGTGACGACGCGCGAGGGGGACATCTTCTGGTCCACGCAGTCCCGGCTGCCAGTGCGCGATCCTCGGGCGCTGACGTATGACCCGGTGACCCAGACGGGGCTGTCGCCCGCGATGGTGCTGCCAGGGGATGGCAGCTGTGAGTGGATCGGCGACGAGGAGAGCCGCTTCCTGCCGCAGGACCTGAACCCCTCCAAGGGCTTCATCGCCACGGCCAACAACGACCTGATCGGCACGACGCGTGACGGCAACCCGTTCAACGATGCGCACTACATCGGGTGGGACTACGACATCGGCCACCGGATCGCCCGCATTACGGAGCGGCTCCAGGCGCTCGTGGACAAGGGTGGCGTGAAGCCCGAGGACATGATGGTGCTCCAGGGCGATCACCGCTCGCCACTGGGCGCGCTGTTGGCGCCGAAGTTCGTGGCTGCGGCGCGGCGAGTGCAGGAGGAGCGGCGGCAGCCGGGCACGTACCCTGATCTCTCAGGCCTGGTGCAGCGGGTCTCCGCGGCGGATCTGGAGCTGCTCGTGCAGGTGGCGGGCCGGCTGGAGGCATGGTCGTTCGAGACGCCTCCTGGGGTGGACATCGGGGACGGCGCACCGTCCGCCTCGGAGGTATCCGACTCCATCGCGGCCTCGATCTTCAACGCGTCGATGGTGCGGCTGGTGAAGCTCGCTTTTGATGACGAACTCACCGCCATGGGGCAGAGCCCGGGCACCAAGAGCCTGGGGCGGCTGGTGCAGTTCGCCATGCTGGAGCCCACCCGGCTCGCGACGTACAGCGCCGCCAAGGGGGACACCGTGCTGTGGGACAACCTCACGACGGCGGAGGTGGAGACTCGGGACGAGCGCATCGCCGCCGCGATGCTGCAGGGAGCGCTCTACCTGCGGGAGCGGCTCGGGACGGACATGGCGCAGTGGCAGTGGGGCAAGCTGCACACGCTGACCCTGGTGTCCCTGGTGCCTCCTACGAGCGGAGAGAGCCCGGTGACGCTCCCCGCGCCCGGCAACGCGAAGTTCCCGGTGGGTTTCCCGCGTCCCGGTGACAACTTCGGAGTGGATGCCTCGAACTCCGGGCTGACGAACCCGGAGAAGTTCTCCTACGAGAACGGTCCGGTGCAGCGGCTGGTGGTGGAGATGACGCCCTCGGGGCCTCGCGCCTGGAACGCGCTGCCAGGTGGGCAGGCCTTCGATCCGAAGAGCCCGCACCACGCGGACGAGGCGGAGCATTGGCGCCGGAACAAGGCGCCGCCTCTGTACTTCACCGATGCGGACGTGAACGCGCACAAGGCATCGAGCGCCGCCTACGAGCCGTGA
- a CDS encoding serine/threonine-protein kinase → MEVGSARTVEFPSRRYGRYIIRSRVGEGGMAEVFLADAIPPRGDKFSVALKLMRKGVPLEAFADEVDLMGLLDHPNLVRMLESGEAFGRPYIAMEFLDGGDLKRLMDAHETLKRRIPVGIAVHVCIEVLRALSYFHQLRTRSGRPLELVHGDVNPSNIFFSGEADVKLGDFGVAKGSAANIGPQDGVAAGKLHYLSPEQTLGESLTPASDLFSLGIVLHELVVGTHPFLRNETDDEVVMEAIRAAKVSLPDTVDKGLGQIIRKALTPDLDSRYRTAGEFAGALLTWTLDSGNSPSRENVKSWLLKTLSYAGL, encoded by the coding sequence GTGGAAGTCGGGTCCGCCAGAACCGTGGAGTTCCCCTCGCGGCGCTACGGCCGCTACATCATCCGCTCGCGCGTGGGCGAGGGCGGGATGGCCGAGGTGTTCCTCGCGGACGCCATTCCGCCCCGGGGTGACAAGTTCTCGGTGGCCCTGAAGCTGATGCGCAAGGGAGTACCCCTCGAGGCCTTCGCGGACGAGGTGGACTTGATGGGGCTGCTGGACCACCCCAACCTCGTGCGCATGCTGGAGTCCGGAGAGGCCTTCGGGCGGCCCTACATCGCCATGGAGTTCCTCGACGGCGGGGACCTCAAGCGGCTGATGGATGCCCACGAGACGCTGAAGCGGCGCATCCCCGTGGGCATCGCCGTCCACGTCTGCATCGAGGTGCTCCGGGCGCTGTCCTACTTCCACCAACTGCGCACGCGCAGTGGCCGGCCCCTGGAGCTGGTGCACGGGGACGTGAACCCGTCGAACATCTTCTTCTCGGGCGAAGCGGACGTGAAGCTGGGCGACTTCGGGGTGGCCAAGGGGAGCGCGGCGAACATCGGCCCCCAGGACGGCGTCGCCGCCGGGAAGCTGCACTACCTCTCGCCCGAGCAGACGCTGGGCGAGTCCCTCACGCCCGCGTCGGACCTGTTCTCCCTGGGCATCGTGCTGCACGAGCTGGTGGTGGGCACCCACCCGTTCCTCCGCAACGAGACGGACGACGAGGTGGTGATGGAGGCCATCCGCGCGGCAAAGGTGAGCCTGCCGGACACAGTGGACAAAGGGCTGGGACAGATCATCCGCAAGGCGCTCACGCCGGACCTGGACAGCCGCTACCGCACGGCTGGCGAGTTCGCCGGCGCGCTCCTCACCTGGACGCTGGACTCAGGCAACAGCCCCTCGCGAGAGAACGTGAAGTCCTGGCTGCTCAAGACCCTGAGCTACGCCGGCCTGTAG
- a CDS encoding DUF3106 domain-containing protein produces the protein MGRNLAIIGVVVALLLGVPSRAQDSARGQTAAERFEKLSPEQKEALRAKLREFKALPKEEQERIRGNLERFRKLPPEERERIRANLREFQRLSPEERQLLRERFREFRNMDPERKAELRKRMREYLRAHPERREQMMENMRRWRQMTPEQRQDLRERMRERRRR, from the coding sequence ATGGGACGCAACCTGGCGATCATCGGCGTGGTGGTGGCACTGCTGCTCGGAGTGCCCTCTCGGGCGCAGGACTCCGCCCGGGGCCAGACGGCGGCCGAGCGCTTCGAGAAGCTCTCGCCGGAGCAGAAGGAAGCGCTGCGCGCCAAGCTGCGCGAGTTCAAGGCGCTGCCCAAGGAGGAGCAGGAGCGCATCCGCGGCAACCTGGAGCGCTTCCGGAAGCTGCCGCCCGAGGAGCGCGAGCGCATCCGCGCCAACCTGCGGGAGTTCCAGCGGCTGAGCCCGGAGGAGCGCCAGCTGCTGCGCGAGCGCTTCCGCGAGTTCCGCAACATGGACCCGGAGCGCAAGGCGGAGCTGCGCAAGCGCATGCGCGAGTACCTGCGCGCGCACCCGGAGCGCCGCGAGCAGATGATGGAGAACATGCGGCGCTGGAGGCAGATGACGCCCGAGCAGCGCCAGGACCTGCGCGAGCGCATGCGTGAGAGGCGGCGCCGGTGA
- a CDS encoding anti-sigma factor family protein, with amino-acid sequence MSCMFEEDLTAYVDGELPPARRAEVETHLGTCAECRQTEALLRRTLTSLPALPEFKPSPDTRRAVLAKVDALPLPLRERLKALLRPSVLVPSLGLAAAMGVAVLVTGQETQSVDVTDAGTLELAANLELVEDYDIVGLDSSEDLEVIENLHELEVQ; translated from the coding sequence ATGAGCTGTATGTTTGAAGAAGACCTGACGGCCTATGTCGACGGGGAACTGCCCCCGGCACGCCGGGCTGAGGTGGAGACGCACCTGGGCACGTGCGCGGAGTGCCGCCAGACCGAGGCACTGCTGCGCCGGACCCTGACGAGCCTGCCCGCGCTGCCGGAGTTCAAGCCCTCGCCCGACACGCGCCGGGCGGTGCTGGCCAAGGTGGACGCACTGCCGCTGCCGCTGCGGGAGCGGTTGAAGGCGCTGCTGAGGCCCTCGGTGCTGGTGCCCTCGCTGGGGCTGGCGGCGGCGATGGGCGTGGCCGTCCTCGTCACCGGCCAGGAGACGCAGAGCGTGGATGTGACGGACGCGGGCACGCTGGAGCTCGCAGCCAACCTGGAGTTGGTCGAGGACTACGACATCGTCGGCCTGGACAGCTCCGAGGACCTGGAGGTCATCGAAAACCTCCACGAGCTGGAGGTGCAGTGA
- a CDS encoding RNA polymerase sigma factor, translating to MEPESDAHIMQRVAAGDRKAFALLFDRYHASVARFAFRFVGDPARAEELTQDIFVKLYRNAKAYKPTAQFKTFLFRVATNHCLNEVRRGEYRVSHTPTSPQEDAEEGGVDVAAPEGDRPDEAVAGRELERAVGEALKGMSERERAAFTMCRFEGMAYRDIAEALEASEAAVKSLIHRATLAVAKKIEELQAGTLPARSRA from the coding sequence GTGGAGCCGGAATCGGACGCACACATCATGCAGCGGGTGGCAGCGGGCGACCGGAAGGCGTTTGCCCTGCTGTTCGACCGCTACCACGCCAGCGTGGCGCGGTTTGCCTTCCGCTTCGTGGGGGATCCAGCACGGGCGGAAGAGCTGACGCAGGACATCTTCGTGAAGCTGTACCGGAACGCGAAGGCCTACAAGCCCACGGCGCAGTTCAAGACGTTCCTGTTCCGGGTGGCCACCAACCACTGCCTCAACGAAGTGCGGCGCGGAGAGTATCGAGTGTCTCACACCCCCACCTCGCCCCAGGAGGACGCCGAGGAAGGCGGCGTAGACGTCGCGGCGCCCGAAGGCGATCGGCCGGACGAGGCGGTGGCGGGGCGGGAGCTGGAGCGGGCCGTGGGCGAGGCCCTCAAGGGAATGAGCGAGCGGGAGCGGGCGGCCTTCACCATGTGCCGCTTCGAGGGCATGGCGTACCGGGACATCGCGGAGGCACTCGAGGCGAGCGAGGCGGCGGTGAAGAGCCTCATCCACCGGGCCACGCTGGCGGTGGCGAAGAAGATTGAAGAGTTGCAGGCGGGCACCTTGCCCGCGAGGAGCAGGGCATGA
- the recA gene encoding recombinase RecA, which yields MAVNQEKEKAIELAMTAVERQFGKGSIMRLGNDDPLVKDIQAISTGSISLDIALGVGGVPKGRIVEIFGPESSGKTTLCLHIVAEAQKRGGICGYIDAEHALDVGYARKLGVRTDDLLLSQPDTGEQGLEIAEMLVRSGAIDVLVVDSVAALVPKAELEGEMGDAHMGVQARLMSQALRKLTGTISKSQTCVIFINQIRMKIGVMFGNPETTTGGNALKFYASQRLDIRRIGAIKNGENVVGSRTRVKVVKNKVAPPFKEVEFDIMYGTGISREGDLIDLASNDGIIEKSGSWFAFKGERIGQGRENAKDYLREHPDTYKEIEALVLEKYGVTKGPAAAAAPAEPESSGEPEKRPRVKAVK from the coding sequence ATGGCTGTGAATCAGGAGAAGGAGAAGGCGATCGAGTTGGCGATGACGGCGGTCGAGCGCCAGTTCGGTAAGGGCTCGATCATGCGGCTCGGCAACGACGATCCGCTGGTCAAGGACATTCAGGCCATTTCGACGGGCTCGATCTCGCTCGACATCGCGTTGGGCGTGGGCGGTGTGCCGAAGGGGCGCATCGTGGAGATCTTCGGGCCGGAGTCCTCCGGTAAGACGACGCTGTGTCTCCACATCGTCGCCGAGGCGCAGAAGCGCGGCGGCATCTGCGGCTACATCGACGCGGAGCACGCGTTGGACGTGGGCTACGCGCGCAAGCTCGGTGTGCGCACGGATGACTTGCTCTTGAGCCAGCCGGACACGGGCGAACAGGGCCTGGAGATCGCGGAGATGCTGGTGCGCTCGGGAGCCATCGACGTGCTGGTGGTGGACTCGGTGGCGGCGCTGGTGCCGAAGGCCGAGCTCGAGGGGGAGATGGGCGATGCGCACATGGGCGTGCAGGCGCGACTGATGAGCCAGGCGCTGCGCAAGCTCACGGGCACCATCTCCAAGAGCCAGACGTGCGTCATCTTCATCAACCAGATCCGCATGAAGATCGGCGTGATGTTCGGCAACCCGGAGACGACGACGGGCGGTAACGCGCTGAAGTTCTACGCGTCCCAGCGCCTGGACATCCGGCGCATCGGAGCCATCAAGAACGGCGAGAACGTGGTGGGCAGCCGCACGCGCGTGAAGGTGGTGAAGAACAAGGTGGCGCCTCCTTTCAAGGAGGTGGAGTTCGACATCATGTACGGCACGGGCATCTCGCGAGAGGGGGACCTCATCGACCTGGCGTCCAACGATGGCATCATCGAGAAGAGCGGTAGCTGGTTCGCCTTCAAGGGTGAGCGCATCGGCCAGGGCCGGGAGAACGCGAAGGACTACCTGCGCGAGCACCCGGACACGTACAAGGAGATCGAGGCGTTGGTGCTGGAGAAGTACGGCGTAACGAAGGGGCCGGCTGCTGCTGCTGCTCCGGCTGAGCCGGAGTCCTCGGGCGAGCCGGAGAAGCGCCCGCGCGTGAAGGCCGTGAAGTAG
- a CDS encoding phytanoyl-CoA dioxygenase family protein translates to MAELSPAEIDQFIEQGYIRLEHAFPRELADECREFLWRGTGCDPGNPATWTQAVVRLGYLGQEPFRRAVNTPRLHAAFDQLVGPGRWLPRADVGTFPIRFPSPDAPGDDGWHIDASFPGEDPNSFFSWRVNVASRGRALLMLFLFSDVGQDDAPTRLRVGSHLDVARLLEPEGDAGLSFIEMAQRLDTTASRPVALAQGEAGTVFLCHPFLVHAAQPHRGTQPRFMAQPPLHPAQPLQLHRDDGAYSPVELAILRGLGR, encoded by the coding sequence ATGGCGGAACTCTCACCTGCGGAGATCGATCAGTTCATCGAACAGGGCTACATCCGCCTCGAGCACGCCTTCCCTCGAGAGTTGGCGGACGAATGCCGTGAGTTCCTCTGGCGCGGCACGGGATGCGACCCGGGCAATCCGGCCACGTGGACTCAAGCCGTCGTCCGCCTGGGCTACCTGGGACAGGAGCCGTTCCGCCGCGCGGTGAATACCCCTCGGCTTCATGCGGCCTTCGATCAGCTGGTGGGACCGGGGCGCTGGTTGCCTCGCGCTGATGTCGGCACGTTCCCCATCCGCTTCCCGAGCCCGGATGCTCCAGGAGATGACGGGTGGCACATCGACGCCAGCTTCCCGGGAGAAGACCCGAACTCGTTCTTCTCCTGGCGGGTGAATGTAGCCTCGCGAGGCCGTGCCCTGCTGATGCTCTTCCTGTTCTCGGACGTGGGCCAGGACGACGCGCCGACGCGCCTCCGAGTCGGCTCCCACCTGGATGTGGCCCGGCTCCTCGAACCGGAGGGCGATGCGGGCTTGTCATTTATCGAGATGGCGCAGAGGCTCGACACGACAGCGAGCCGTCCCGTCGCGCTCGCCCAGGGTGAAGCTGGCACGGTCTTCCTCTGCCATCCCTTCCTGGTCCACGCGGCTCAGCCACACCGCGGCACCCAGCCGCGCTTCATGGCCCAGCCACCGCTCCATCCCGCCCAACCGCTCCAGCTCCATCGCGATGATGGAGCCTATTCCCCCGTCGAACTCGCCATCCTCCGGGGGCTCGGGAGGTAA